A section of the Campylobacter concisus genome encodes:
- the dsbD gene encoding protein-disulfide reductase DsbD: MFLKFLFSLILFAGSLFAEVLDVSKAFVLTPSVDSQNVEVKFNFGENIYLYKESFEIKLAGKKINELLNLPSSENTGEYEIYPKDFSIFIPLNLVKENLSNGKAILDINYQGCAKNGICYRPQSKIYEITDQAGKFSIATFKKEQKSGTDSFAEEFSSEQDIANGLGDKNFFISLLTFFGYGLLLSLTPCVFPMIPILSSIIVSKGANLNAKKGFLLSFIYVVAMSLAYALAGVAASLLGFGIAGALQNIYVLGTFAAIFVILSFSMFGFYDIKLPAKFENLISKKSQNSSGYVGIFIMGFASALIVSPCVAAPLAGALLYIAQSGNVFYGGIMLFVMGLGMGVPLLIIGLSSGKLLPKPGSWMDEVKKFFGFLMLIMAIWILSRVLGEFFELLGYGIIGVFMAVYFGAFEVAEQSWTKFKKAFFILVFIYSVMLIVGSFLGSKEAFSPLSGLNLAKSDSALKFNSVKNLDELNEILKNSNKPVLVDFYADWCVSCKEIEKITFKDGDVMDALANFALIRIDVTNGGSQNDEMLRNFGLIDPPALLLFSGGDELKFLRTIGFIDAKNFLAKLEKIK, from the coding sequence ATGTTTTTAAAATTTCTTTTTTCGCTTATTTTATTTGCAGGCTCGCTTTTTGCCGAGGTTTTAGATGTTAGCAAAGCCTTTGTTTTAACTCCAAGTGTAGATAGTCAAAATGTTGAGGTAAAGTTTAACTTTGGTGAAAATATCTATCTTTATAAAGAGAGTTTTGAGATTAAACTAGCTGGCAAAAAGATAAATGAGCTATTAAATTTGCCAAGTAGTGAAAATACGGGAGAATACGAAATTTATCCAAAAGATTTTTCGATTTTTATCCCATTAAATTTGGTAAAAGAAAATCTTTCAAATGGCAAAGCGATACTTGACATTAACTATCAAGGCTGTGCTAAAAACGGCATTTGCTACCGTCCACAAAGTAAAATTTATGAGATAACTGACCAAGCTGGAAAATTTAGTATCGCTACTTTTAAAAAAGAGCAAAAAAGCGGTACCGACAGCTTTGCTGAAGAATTTTCTAGCGAGCAAGATATTGCAAATGGGCTTGGAGATAAAAATTTCTTTATCTCGCTTCTTACTTTTTTTGGTTATGGTCTCTTGCTTTCACTAACACCTTGTGTCTTTCCGATGATACCGATACTTTCAAGCATAATCGTCTCAAAAGGCGCTAATTTAAATGCAAAAAAAGGCTTTTTATTATCATTCATTTATGTTGTCGCTATGAGCCTAGCTTATGCACTAGCTGGAGTGGCAGCTAGCCTACTTGGCTTTGGCATCGCAGGCGCTTTGCAAAATATCTATGTGCTTGGCACTTTTGCAGCCATTTTTGTCATTTTAAGCTTTAGCATGTTTGGATTTTATGATATAAAATTGCCAGCAAAATTTGAAAATTTGATAAGTAAAAAATCGCAAAATAGTTCAGGCTATGTTGGAATTTTTATTATGGGTTTTGCCTCAGCTCTCATAGTATCACCTTGCGTAGCAGCACCATTAGCTGGTGCGCTTCTTTATATCGCTCAAAGTGGAAATGTCTTTTATGGTGGCATTATGCTTTTTGTCATGGGGCTTGGCATGGGTGTGCCGCTACTTATTATCGGGCTAAGCTCTGGAAAGCTCTTGCCAAAACCTGGTAGCTGGATGGATGAAGTGAAAAAATTCTTTGGTTTTTTAATGCTCATAATGGCGATTTGGATCCTTTCGCGTGTGCTCGGAGAATTTTTTGAGCTATTAGGATATGGCATTATAGGCGTTTTTATGGCGGTTTATTTTGGGGCATTTGAAGTAGCAGAGCAAAGCTGGACTAAGTTTAAAAAAGCGTTTTTTATCCTAGTTTTTATATATTCAGTTATGTTAATAGTTGGTTCATTTTTAGGCTCAAAGGAGGCTTTTTCTCCGCTTTCTGGACTAAATTTAGCAAAAAGTGATAGTGCGTTAAAATTTAATTCCGTTAAAAATTTAGATGAACTAAATGAGATACTAAAAAACTCAAACAAGCCCGTTTTAGTAGATTTTTATGCTGATTGGTGTGTAAGCTGCAAAGAGATAGAAAAGATCACTTTTAAAGATGGTGATGTTATGGATGCTTTGGCAAATTTTGCACTTATTCGTATCGATGTAACAAATGGCGGATCACAAAATGATGAGATGCTAAGAAATTTTGGGCTTATTGATCCGCCTGCGCTCTTGTTATTTAGTGGTGGAGATGAGCTAAAATTTCTTAGAACTATCGGTTTTATAGATGCTAAAAATTTTCTAGCAAAGCTTGAGAAAATTAAATAA
- a CDS encoding peptidylprolyl isomerase — translation MKKFLFPAVLSLAAAVTLNAAVVATVDGDAISDSDISSLLSAAMPGFDASKLQPNEKKRIIDDLINRKLLLKDAKSSGIEKDVEYIKAVKAAQEGIAVELYMRKLFDGIKVSDSDLRDFYNKNKASMNQPAQARARHILVEDEKTANDIIAQLKNLKGEALTKKFAELASQKSIDKGSAAHGGELGWFGQSQMVKPFADAAFSMANGTVSTKPVKTQFGYHVILKEDGKAAGTVSFEQAKPEIEQAVKMEKFQAAVRQKSEALRQKAKIEYK, via the coding sequence ATGAAAAAATTTTTGTTTCCAGCAGTTTTAAGTTTAGCAGCGGCTGTTACTCTAAATGCAGCAGTAGTTGCAACAGTTGATGGTGATGCTATAAGCGATAGCGATATTTCAAGCCTTTTATCGGCAGCTATGCCAGGATTTGACGCTAGCAAGCTTCAACCAAATGAGAAAAAACGTATAATCGACGATCTAATAAATAGAAAACTTCTTTTAAAAGATGCTAAGTCAAGCGGTATCGAAAAAGATGTAGAGTACATCAAAGCTGTAAAAGCAGCGCAAGAAGGTATCGCGGTTGAGCTTTATATGAGAAAACTATTTGACGGTATAAAAGTAAGCGATAGCGATTTAAGAGATTTTTACAACAAAAACAAAGCTAGCATGAATCAACCAGCTCAAGCAAGAGCAAGACATATCTTAGTTGAAGATGAAAAAACAGCAAACGACATCATCGCTCAACTTAAAAATTTAAAAGGTGAGGCTCTAACTAAGAAATTTGCAGAGCTAGCAAGCCAAAAATCAATCGACAAAGGCTCAGCAGCACACGGTGGCGAGCTTGGCTGGTTTGGTCAAAGCCAAATGGTAAAACCTTTTGCAGACGCAGCATTTTCAATGGCTAATGGCACAGTTTCAACTAAGCCAGTTAAAACTCAGTTTGGCTACCATGTTATCTTAAAAGAAGATGGCAAAGCAGCTGGTACTGTAAGCTTTGAACAAGCAAAACCAGAGATCGAGCAAGCTGTAAAAATGGAGAAATTCCAAGCTGCTGTTAGACAAAAAAGTGAAGCTCTACGCCAAAAAGCAAAGATAGAATACAAATAA
- a CDS encoding OmpA family protein gives MKINKNNEDQSSFWVSYADLMAGLLFVFMLLIGAVVVKYVLTQNTLENKEQTIITALANLKDAQGRNFTLEELNDALKSELSKISDENINLKKSNEIFVIQIDALKEKLAQLIEENKDANASIKELNASIFDLNQKMIVLNDEISSKDRALSDANESSEKNLAKIAFLLEQVSQREARYDELLRDLNVTRDRVKNLTGIRVKVISALKDRLGSSIEIDPNSGALKLSSSVLFDKGSAVLKEEVKDELKATLSKYFDVLLNDKDISSNIDQIIIEGFTDSDGSYIYNLELSQKRAYAVMEFINSFSDDTRLRKLLVASGRSYNELVFKDGAEDKDASRRIEIKFSLSNKEAINEIEKFLEFKGD, from the coding sequence ATGAAAATAAACAAAAATAACGAAGATCAATCAAGCTTTTGGGTTTCGTACGCGGACTTGATGGCTGGTCTGCTCTTTGTTTTTATGCTGCTAATCGGCGCTGTCGTCGTAAAATACGTCCTAACTCAAAACACCCTTGAAAATAAAGAGCAAACCATCATCACAGCCTTAGCAAATTTAAAAGACGCTCAGGGCAGAAATTTTACACTCGAAGAGCTAAATGACGCCCTAAAAAGCGAGCTTTCAAAGATAAGCGACGAAAATATAAATTTGAAAAAATCAAATGAAATTTTTGTTATCCAAATAGACGCTCTAAAAGAAAAACTAGCCCAGCTCATAGAGGAAAACAAGGACGCAAATGCGAGCATAAAAGAGCTAAACGCTAGTATTTTTGATCTAAATCAAAAGATGATCGTACTAAATGATGAAATTTCATCAAAAGATAGAGCGCTTAGTGACGCAAACGAAAGTAGTGAGAAAAATTTAGCCAAGATCGCATTTTTGCTCGAGCAAGTGAGCCAAAGAGAAGCTAGATACGACGAGCTTTTAAGGGACCTAAACGTCACTCGTGACAGAGTGAAAAATTTAACCGGTATCAGAGTAAAAGTGATCTCAGCCTTAAAGGATAGGCTAGGCTCAAGTATTGAGATCGACCCAAACTCAGGCGCGCTAAAGCTTAGCTCCTCAGTACTTTTTGACAAAGGCAGTGCAGTCTTAAAAGAAGAGGTCAAAGATGAGCTAAAGGCCACGCTTAGTAAATATTTTGACGTGCTTTTAAATGACAAAGATATCTCCTCAAACATCGATCAAATCATAATCGAAGGCTTTACAGATAGCGACGGAAGCTATATTTATAACTTAGAGCTTTCACAAAAAAGAGCTTACGCTGTGATGGAATTTATAAATTCATTTAGTGACGATACTCGCCTTAGAAAGCTACTTGTCGCAAGCGGACGAAGCTATAATGAGCTGGTTTTTAAAGACGGAGCCGAGGACAAGGATGCTTCAAGACGCATAGAGATCAAATTTTCACTCTCAAATAAAGAGGCTATCAACGAGATAGAGAAATTTTTGGAGTTTAAGGGTGATTGA
- a CDS encoding pyridoxal-phosphate dependent enzyme — MIDKICLRGREFWLLRDDLLGEFNGNKARKLEYFLKADLSGIKAIVSHGSSQSNAMYSLSLFAKIKGLKFYYVVSHLSSNLEQNPVGNFKFALENGMEIFVKEEREKFAKELANSKNALFINEGVAQSEAELGFITQANEINEWSKKSGIKPDIFLPSGTGTSACYLAKHTDLSVFTTPCVGDSDYLKKQIYELDKDSKVQILNPPRKYHFGNLYPELYEIWLEVCKSGVEFDLVYDPAGFITLFANLDRLGAEILYIHQGGILGNITQRQRYERKLKLKEHK, encoded by the coding sequence GTGATTGATAAAATTTGCTTAAGAGGGCGAGAATTTTGGCTTTTAAGAGATGATCTGCTAGGCGAGTTTAACGGCAACAAAGCAAGAAAACTAGAGTATTTTTTAAAGGCCGATCTTAGCGGCATAAAAGCCATCGTATCTCACGGCTCAAGCCAGTCAAATGCTATGTATAGCTTAAGCCTTTTTGCCAAGATAAAGGGGCTTAAATTTTACTACGTCGTCTCTCATCTTAGTTCAAATTTAGAGCAAAATCCAGTTGGAAATTTCAAATTTGCACTTGAAAATGGCATGGAAATTTTTGTAAAAGAGGAGCGTGAGAAATTTGCTAAAGAGCTTGCAAATAGCAAAAATGCACTCTTTATAAATGAAGGCGTGGCGCAGAGTGAGGCCGAGCTTGGCTTTATCACGCAGGCAAATGAGATAAATGAGTGGAGCAAAAAAAGTGGTATAAAGCCTGATATATTTTTGCCATCAGGCACAGGTACAAGTGCATGCTATCTGGCAAAGCACACCGATCTTAGCGTTTTTACAACTCCTTGCGTGGGGGACAGCGACTATCTAAAAAAGCAAATTTATGAGCTAGATAAAGATAGTAAAGTGCAAATTTTAAATCCACCAAGGAAGTATCATTTTGGGAATTTATACCCAGAGCTTTATGAAATTTGGCTTGAAGTGTGCAAAAGCGGTGTAGAATTTGACCTAGTGTATGACCCTGCTGGCTTTATCACGCTTTTTGCAAATTTAGATAGGCTTGGAGCTGAAATTTTATATATCCACCAGGGTGGAATTTTAGGTAACATTACACAAAGACAAAGATACGAGAGAAAATTAAAATTAAAGGAGCATAAATGA
- the hisD gene encoding histidinol dehydrogenase, producing MKFFHSSDADFESKFLQLVKRSDNDMSAVMPVVAGIIDEIRKDGDSALFAQIAKFDKFSVTSKNDIIIDVKEMEAAYNSLDNALRVALNSAHDRIKSYHERTKPSDWTYKDEHDILLGAKYTAVDRAGLYIPGGKAAYPSSLLMNAIPAIVAGVKEIVVCTPAPNGKVNTLLLAAMHLCGIKTAFKVGGASAIAAMAYGTATVPKVDVITGPGNIYVATAKKLVYGDVNIDMIAGPSEIGVIADDSADPRHIAIDMLSQAEHDEIASAFLITPVEAFARAVQRHIEDELKTLKREPIASASIRNKAAIIVAKDLKECFALMNELAVEHLEIATNDALSYIDDVTHAGAIFFGHFTPEAMGDYIAGPNHTLPTGGSARFYSPLGVENFMKRSSIISVSRKGIMHLGKSCMQLAEAEGLTAHKKSVAVRLEE from the coding sequence ATGAAATTTTTTCATAGTAGTGACGCTGATTTTGAGAGTAAATTTTTACAGCTGGTTAAACGAAGTGATAATGACATGAGTGCTGTAATGCCGGTGGTTGCTGGAATAATAGATGAGATAAGAAAAGATGGCGATAGTGCACTTTTTGCGCAGATAGCTAAATTTGATAAATTTAGCGTTACAAGTAAAAACGACATAATAATCGACGTAAAAGAGATGGAGGCCGCATATAATTCGTTAGATAATGCTTTGAGAGTAGCTTTAAATTCAGCTCACGATAGGATAAAAAGCTATCACGAGCGCACAAAACCAAGCGACTGGACATATAAAGATGAGCATGACATCTTGCTAGGCGCAAAATACACAGCGGTTGACCGCGCTGGTCTTTATATCCCAGGTGGTAAGGCAGCATATCCTAGCTCGCTTCTTATGAATGCGATCCCAGCGATCGTAGCTGGAGTAAAAGAGATCGTAGTGTGCACTCCAGCGCCAAATGGTAAGGTAAATACCTTACTTCTTGCGGCAATGCACCTTTGTGGCATAAAGACAGCCTTTAAAGTAGGAGGTGCAAGTGCTATTGCAGCGATGGCATACGGAACTGCAACCGTGCCAAAGGTAGATGTCATCACGGGCCCTGGCAACATCTACGTAGCGACTGCCAAAAAACTAGTTTATGGTGACGTAAATATCGATATGATCGCTGGTCCAAGCGAGATAGGCGTGATCGCTGATGATAGCGCTGATCCTCGCCATATAGCTATTGATATGCTTTCTCAAGCCGAGCACGACGAGATAGCAAGTGCCTTTTTGATAACGCCGGTAGAGGCTTTTGCAAGGGCTGTGCAAAGACACATTGAAGATGAGCTAAAGACACTAAAACGTGAGCCGATCGCAAGTGCAAGCATAAGAAATAAAGCTGCAATAATAGTGGCAAAAGATTTGAAAGAGTGTTTTGCTCTCATGAATGAGCTTGCTGTTGAGCACCTAGAGATCGCTACAAACGATGCTTTAAGTTATATTGATGATGTGACTCATGCGGGCGCTATATTTTTTGGACACTTTACGCCTGAAGCGATGGGGGATTATATCGCTGGACCAAATCACACATTGCCAACTGGCGGAAGTGCGAGATTTTACTCGCCGCTTGGAGTTGAAAATTTCATGAAGCGAAGTTCGATCATTTCAGTGAGTAGAAAAGGTATCATGCATCTTGGCAAATCATGCATGCAGCTAGCTGAAGCTGAGGGGCTAACCGCTCATAAAAAATCAGTCGCAGTGAGGCTAGAAGAGTAA
- the nth gene encoding endonuclease III, whose translation MRTKKDILEIKRRLLEEFKDAKSELKFRNLYELLVCVMLSAQCTDKRVNLITPALFEAYKDVYELASANLASLKLMINSCSFFNNKAVNLIKMANSVVELYNGEIPLDEEKLKALAGVGQKTAHVVLLEATNANVMAVDTHVFRVAHRLDLSHAKTPEATEADLSHAFKTDLGKLHQVMVLFGRYTCKAKKPLCHECILNDLCNSKDKVI comes from the coding sequence ATGAGAACAAAAAAAGATATTTTAGAGATAAAAAGAAGACTTTTAGAAGAGTTTAAAGACGCCAAAAGCGAGCTTAAATTTAGAAATTTATATGAGCTACTTGTCTGTGTCATGCTCTCAGCCCAGTGCACTGATAAAAGAGTAAATTTAATAACTCCAGCCTTATTTGAAGCGTATAAAGATGTCTATGAGCTAGCTAGTGCAAATTTAGCGAGCCTAAAACTAATGATAAACTCGTGTAGCTTTTTTAATAACAAAGCGGTAAATTTAATCAAAATGGCAAATAGCGTGGTTGAGCTTTATAATGGAGAAATTCCGCTTGATGAAGAGAAGCTAAAAGCGCTTGCTGGAGTTGGACAAAAGACCGCTCATGTCGTACTTTTAGAAGCTACAAATGCAAATGTTATGGCTGTTGATACGCACGTTTTTAGGGTGGCGCACAGACTTGATCTTAGCCATGCAAAAACGCCAGAAGCTACTGAAGCTGATCTTAGCCATGCCTTTAAAACAGATCTTGGTAAGCTTCATCAAGTCATGGTGCTCTTTGGACGTTACACCTGTAAAGCCAAAAAGCCGCTTTGCCATGAGTGTATCTTAAATGATCTTTGTAACAGCAAGGACAAGGTTATTTAA
- the fbaA gene encoding class II fructose-bisphosphate aldolase, with the protein MGVLDIVKPGVLSGDDVTKLYAYAKEQGFAIPAVNVVGSDSVNAVLEAAKVANSPVIVQFSNGGAGFYAGKACENAAVLGAIAGAKHVHLLAKAYGVPVILHTDHAARKLLPWIDELVKASHEYKKTHGVPLFSSHMLDLSEESLEENLSTCEKYLKELSELGISLEIELGVTGGEEDGVDNTGVDNALLYTQPEDVALAYERLSKISDKFSIAASFGNVHGVYKPGNVVLRPEILKNSQAYVAKKFNTKSDKPVNFVFHGGSGSELKDIKNAVSYGVIKMNIDTDTQWAFWDGVREYEAKNRAYLQGQIGNPEGDDKPNKKYYDPRKWLRSGEESMVKRLQTAFSDLNCLNRN; encoded by the coding sequence ATGGGCGTTTTAGATATCGTAAAACCTGGTGTTTTAAGCGGAGATGATGTAACAAAACTTTATGCTTATGCCAAAGAGCAAGGTTTTGCAATACCTGCTGTAAATGTCGTAGGCAGCGACTCAGTAAATGCTGTTTTAGAAGCGGCAAAGGTTGCTAACTCGCCTGTTATAGTTCAGTTTAGTAACGGCGGTGCAGGTTTTTACGCTGGTAAAGCCTGCGAAAACGCAGCCGTTCTTGGTGCGATCGCTGGAGCAAAGCACGTTCATCTACTTGCCAAGGCTTACGGCGTGCCAGTCATCTTACACACTGACCATGCCGCTAGAAAGCTTTTGCCTTGGATAGATGAGCTAGTAAAAGCAAGCCATGAGTATAAAAAAACTCACGGCGTGCCACTTTTTAGCTCTCACATGCTAGATCTTAGTGAAGAGAGCTTGGAAGAAAATTTAAGCACATGCGAGAAGTATCTAAAAGAGCTTAGCGAGCTTGGCATCAGTCTAGAGATCGAGCTAGGTGTCACTGGTGGCGAAGAGGACGGCGTGGATAACACTGGCGTTGATAACGCACTTCTTTACACTCAACCAGAAGATGTCGCGCTTGCTTATGAAAGACTTAGCAAGATAAGCGATAAATTTAGCATCGCAGCTAGTTTTGGCAACGTTCACGGCGTCTATAAACCGGGCAATGTCGTGCTAAGACCAGAAATTCTTAAAAACTCACAAGCCTATGTCGCTAAGAAATTTAATACAAAAAGTGACAAGCCAGTAAATTTTGTATTTCATGGAGGTAGTGGCAGTGAGCTAAAAGATATCAAGAATGCTGTAAGTTACGGCGTTATCAAGATGAACATTGACACTGATACACAGTGGGCATTTTGGGATGGCGTACGCGAGTATGAGGCCAAAAATAGAGCATACTTGCAAGGCCAGATCGGCAACCCAGAGGGCGATGATAAGCCAAATAAAAAATACTACGACCCAAGGAAATGGCTAAGAAGCGGCGAGGAGAGCATGGTTAAGCGTCTTCAGACTGCTTTTAGCGACTTAAACTGCCTAAATAGGAACTAA
- the ppk2 gene encoding polyphosphate kinase 2 — translation MSKDKKHQKGEKLGYEEELRLLQIELLKFQNYVKEKGLRVLMLMEGRDAAGKGGTIKRLTEHLNPRGCRIVALAKPSDVEKTQWYFQRYVTHLPSAGEIVIFDRSWYNRAGVEPVMGFCTQAEHKEFLREVPKFEEMIINSGIIFFKIYLSITKDEQKQRFKERQNDPLKQFKISPVDQKAQELWDQYSIAKYSMLLASHNSISPWVIVSSDNKKEARLNVFKFILSHVEYPKKINDYLEFDKNVVRDGSEEIKRIEEGLNKDKLKSID, via the coding sequence ATGTCAAAAGACAAAAAACACCAAAAAGGCGAGAAGCTTGGCTATGAGGAAGAGCTTAGACTGCTTCAAATTGAACTTTTAAAATTTCAAAATTACGTAAAAGAAAAAGGCCTTAGAGTACTTATGCTAATGGAAGGACGCGACGCAGCCGGCAAAGGCGGAACGATAAAACGCCTAACTGAGCATCTAAATCCAAGAGGTTGCCGTATAGTAGCGCTTGCTAAGCCAAGTGATGTCGAAAAAACGCAGTGGTATTTTCAAAGATATGTGACTCATCTACCAAGTGCTGGAGAGATCGTGATCTTTGATAGAAGCTGGTACAATAGAGCTGGTGTTGAGCCAGTGATGGGCTTTTGCACGCAAGCAGAGCATAAGGAATTTTTACGTGAAGTGCCAAAATTTGAAGAGATGATCATAAACTCTGGCATAATTTTCTTTAAAATTTATCTATCAATCACAAAAGATGAGCAGAAACAACGCTTCAAAGAGAGGCAAAATGATCCGTTAAAGCAATTTAAAATTTCACCCGTTGATCAAAAAGCACAAGAACTTTGGGATCAGTACTCTATCGCTAAATATTCTATGCTTCTTGCCTCTCACAATAGCATTTCACCATGGGTCATCGTCTCAAGCGATAACAAAAAAGAAGCTAGACTAAATGTCTTTAAATTTATTCTAAGTCACGTTGAATATCCAAAAAAGATAAATGACTACTTGGAATTTGACAAAAACGTCGTAAGAGATGGAAGTGAAGAGATAAAGCGCATAGAAGAAGGGCTAAATAAAGATAAGTTAAAGAGTATTGATTAG
- a CDS encoding MotA/TolQ/ExbB proton channel family protein: MQNQNDFSELSVPKERQAHSFFVFFKVIFIPLAIYVLAILAYLGVINFQMKLHTIVMMGVILFVAFIFSRHSALVAYSNFLANAKDYKIRLKEFIISHLFEISGVKKANAKFEDFFESYTRNFRNDNLANIGQAVFPMLGILGTFISIAISMPEFSSNTTDGLEKEIAILLNGVATAFYVSIYGIFLALWWMFFEKIGVSKFEKFYSEQKELSREFFWQENELNANFMKASVGYFKDSHDAFKMVLDDKFLRNLNDQVNEKFDRLKELCEVEKNIINQSKAELSANLKMLNEASLKQDEFVKIHSDMLKAVSAFSNAFKDMEVKILTEHAKLGEIFSRNLNATKESQLKFEQTIKSFDKGLREFSYSIMKEQNEALKEFRASLIESATIFKAAYEQEGRSLEREKERESLIAELKKNIDEIDKEANSVIEKIENLVQ; encoded by the coding sequence ATGCAAAATCAAAATGATTTTAGTGAGCTAAGTGTGCCAAAGGAGCGCCAAGCTCACTCTTTCTTTGTCTTTTTTAAAGTTATCTTTATCCCTTTAGCCATCTATGTCTTAGCAATACTAGCGTATCTTGGCGTTATAAATTTTCAAATGAAGCTTCATACCATTGTCATGATGGGCGTTATACTCTTTGTCGCTTTTATATTTTCACGCCACAGCGCCTTGGTGGCCTACTCAAATTTCTTAGCAAATGCCAAAGACTACAAGATAAGATTAAAAGAATTTATCATCTCTCATCTCTTTGAAATTTCAGGCGTCAAAAAGGCAAACGCTAAATTTGAAGATTTTTTCGAGAGTTACACAAGAAATTTTAGAAATGACAACCTAGCAAATATCGGCCAAGCAGTCTTTCCTATGCTTGGAATTTTGGGTACATTTATCAGTATCGCTATCTCCATGCCAGAGTTTAGCTCAAATACCACAGATGGTCTTGAAAAAGAGATCGCTATACTACTAAACGGCGTGGCTACGGCGTTTTATGTATCGATCTATGGTATTTTTTTAGCGCTTTGGTGGATGTTTTTTGAAAAGATAGGCGTTAGTAAATTTGAGAAATTTTACAGCGAGCAAAAAGAGCTTAGCCGTGAGTTTTTCTGGCAGGAAAATGAACTAAATGCAAATTTTATGAAAGCCTCTGTTGGCTACTTCAAAGATAGTCATGACGCTTTTAAAATGGTGCTTGACGATAAATTTTTAAGAAATTTAAACGATCAGGTAAATGAAAAATTTGACAGACTAAAAGAGCTTTGCGAGGTTGAGAAAAATATCATAAATCAAAGCAAGGCTGAGCTTAGTGCAAACCTTAAAATGCTAAATGAAGCTAGCCTAAAACAAGATGAATTTGTAAAAATCCACTCTGATATGCTAAAGGCAGTAAGTGCATTTTCTAATGCCTTTAAAGATATGGAGGTTAAAATTTTAACCGAGCATGCAAAGCTTGGCGAAATTTTTAGCAGAAATTTAAACGCCACAAAAGAGAGCCAGCTTAAATTTGAGCAGACTATCAAGAGCTTTGACAAGGGTTTAAGAGAATTTTCATACTCGATCATGAAAGAGCAAAATGAAGCGCTTAAGGAATTTAGAGCCTCACTGATAGAGAGTGCTACGATATTTAAAGCCGCATATGAGCAAGAGGGCAGGAGCTTGGAGCGCGAAAAAGAGCGCGAGAGCCTTATTGCTGAGCTTAAGAAAAACATAGACGAGATCGACAAAGAAGCAAATTCTGTAATAGAAAAAATCGAAAATCTAGTGCAATGA
- a CDS encoding flagellin encodes MKLGTYTANQASGNYYLDQAKNSEKKALNAISANSEIKASGANLQIAESLLSQTNVLNEGLANANDMIGMLQIADSTLLNLSKSTDRIGELSSKLTNPTLSANEQKGIKGEINALRNAMNDSVKEAKFNGKNVFDAELGFFTGESTKNINLGTNALLNVKDDGSNTGEILKNINSLRSEIGSTQNAVFRGINALAARSVANANSVENLDSSDIAKNLEENLQANLKLHAASLAKAHDTTSLAAKLDKLLAE; translated from the coding sequence ATGAAGTTAGGAACTTATACTGCAAACCAGGCTTCAGGAAACTATTATTTAGATCAGGCAAAAAATAGCGAGAAGAAAGCGCTAAATGCTATCTCTGCAAACAGCGAGATCAAGGCATCAGGTGCAAATTTACAAATCGCAGAGAGTTTGCTTTCACAAACAAATGTCTTGAACGAAGGTTTGGCAAATGCAAACGACATGATCGGTATGCTTCAAATCGCTGACTCAACGCTTTTAAATTTAAGTAAAAGTACAGATAGAATAGGCGAGCTTTCAAGTAAGCTTACAAATCCTACTCTCTCAGCAAATGAACAAAAAGGTATAAAGGGCGAAATAAACGCACTAAGAAATGCTATGAATGATAGCGTAAAAGAGGCTAAATTTAATGGCAAAAACGTATTTGATGCTGAGCTTGGATTTTTCACAGGCGAGAGTACAAAAAATATAAATTTGGGCACAAATGCTCTTTTAAATGTCAAAGATGACGGCTCAAATACAGGTGAAATTTTAAAAAATATAAATTCACTTCGCTCAGAGATCGGATCAACACAAAATGCTGTATTTAGAGGTATAAATGCTCTAGCCGCAAGGAGCGTGGCAAATGCTAATAGTGTAGAAAATCTTGATAGTAGTGATATCGCAAAGAACTTGGAAGAAAATTTACAAGCAAATTTAAAGCTACATGCTGCGAGCTTAGCCAAAGCTCATGATACTACGAGCTTAGCTGCAAAACTAGATAAACTTCTAGCTGAATAA